A region of Dioscorea cayenensis subsp. rotundata cultivar TDr96_F1 chromosome 5, TDr96_F1_v2_PseudoChromosome.rev07_lg8_w22 25.fasta, whole genome shotgun sequence DNA encodes the following proteins:
- the LOC120261837 gene encoding probable polygalacturonase codes for MVEVSSSGARSQLHRLWVVSSHNALLISLWIVGLVSVFLWQRRSPEGFGFFRWTASPTVVEWAEVDLREFGAVGDGVTVNTVAFENAVMEIARKGGGKLTVPRGKWLTGPFNLTSNMIFFLDEGAEILAIEDETHWPLMPPLPSYGYGREHRGPRYGSLIHGQNLKNVIITGNNGTINGQGKSWWARYRQKLLNYTRGPLVQLLWSRDIIISNITLRDSPFWTLHPYDCKNVTISNMTILAPVLGAPNTDGIDPDSCEDMVIENCFICVGDDGIAIKSGWDQYGIAYGRPSTNIVIRNVTLRSVVSAGVSIGSEMSGGVSNVTLENLHVWDSRRAVRIKTAPGRGGYVRDISCHNMSLTRVRIGIVIKTDYNEHADTAFDPKAFPVIENVSFIGVYGEDVRVPVRLHGSDKIPVKGISFRDMSVGVTRKRQHTFQCSFVEGRVIGPISPPPCENLDIYDEQERLVKRSISQNSTDIDYDL; via the exons ATGGTGGAGGTTTCGTCCTCCGGCGCTAGATCGCAGCTTCACCGTCTGTGGGTCGTCTCATCCCACAATGCCTTGTTGATATCGCTATGGATTGTTGGACTCGTGTCTGTGTTCTTGTGGCAGAGGAGATCGCCTGAAGGTTTTGGGTTTTTCCGCTGGACAGCTTCTCCAACGGTGGTGGAGTGGGCGGAGGTTGATCTGAGGGAGTTTGGTGCTGTGGGTGATGGTGTGACAGTGAATACGGTGGCGTTTGAGAACGCTGTGATGGAAATCGCTAGGAAAGGTGGTGGGAAACTTACGGTGCCGCGCGGGAAGTGGCTCACGGGGCCGTTCAATCTTACTAGCAATATGATCTTCTTCTTAGATGAGGGTGCGGAGATTCTCGCTATTGAG GATGAGACACACTGGCCATTGATGCCTCCCTTACCGTCTTATGGATATGGGAGGGAGCATAGAGGACCACGGTATGGTAGTTTGATTCATGGTCAGAATCTTAAGAATGTCATCATAACAG GAAACAATGGTACCATAAACGGACAGGGTAAATCATGGTGGGCGAGATATCGTCAGAAACTCCTTAATTACACAAGAGGACCACTCGTACAGCTTTTGTGGTCCAGAGATATTATCATTTCTAACATAACTCTTCGTGATTCTCCTTTCTGGACGCTTCATCCCTATGATTGCAAGAATGTGACCATCTCAAACATGACCATATTGGCTCCTGTTCTCGGAGCTCCTAATACTGATGGAATAGATCCTG ATTCCTGTGAGGATATGGTGATAGAAAATTGTTTCATATGTGTCGGTGATGATGGAATAGCTATTAAAAGTGGTTGGGATCAATATGGAATTGCTTATGGACGGCCATCTACCAATATTGTTATCCGCAATGTTACTCTTCGGTCTGTGGTGAG TGCTGGAGTATCAATAGGAAGCGAAATGTCAGGTGGTGTATCAAACGTCACATTGGAAAACCTTCATGTTTGGGACTCACGGCGAGCAGTCAGGATTAAGACTGCCCCAGGAAGAGGCGGCTACGTCCGTGACATCTCCTGCCACAACATGTCCCTCACCAGAGTCCGCATTGGTATTGTCATAAAAACCGATTACAACGAGCACGCTGATACTGCCTTTGACCCAAAAGCTTTTCCTGTTATTGAGAACGTATCATTCATTGGTGTATATGGAGAGGATGTCAGAGTCCCAGTTAGACTCCATGGCAGCGACAAAATCCCAGTAAAAGGTATCAGCTTCCGTGACATGTCTGTTGGTGTTACCCGTAAAAGACAACACACTTTCCAGTGTTCATTTGTCGAAGGGCGGGTTATCGGCCCCATCTCTCCGCCTCCATGTGAAAACCTTGACATCTACGACGAACAAGAGAGGCTAGTGAAGCGATCAATCTCGCAGAACAGCACTGACATTGACTATGACTTATAA